Proteins from a genomic interval of Methanofollis formosanus:
- a CDS encoding 2-isopropylmalate synthase, with amino-acid sequence MVFFAPGNARKSIALFDTTLRDGEQTPGVSFTTDQKVEIAEQLAGIGVKILEAGFPASSAEEREAVRAVVAAKTGATICGLARMRRDDVDACLECGVDMVHVFIPTSEVQREHTVRMSMDEVLAATAEVVGYAREHVGQVLFSPMDATRTDWDDLVKVCQTAVAAGATAVNIPDTVGVMTPSATKELIAKVVKEVKAPVDVHCHNDFGLAVANTLAAVEAGASQVQVTVNGMGERAGNADLAQTVMALEAVYGIGTGVETARLVETSRLVSRHAGLAVPPLQPVVGENAFAHESGIHAHGVLEHPETFEPGVMTPEMVGHRRRIKFGKHAGRHAVAQMLADVHLTPTEAQLDQVLEKVKAFSGRGRRVTDADLYAIAEEVVGMGAVTPSVQLSDISVLTGNHTLPTASIRMVVDGAEKVACSTGNGPIDAAMRAILGCLPEPVHLKEFSIEAITGGTDAIGHVTIAVEDRAGHIFDASASSDDIVTASVDAMINAVNLVRRAEKEE; translated from the coding sequence ATCGTTTTCTTTGCCCCTGGAAACGCGCGTAAATCAATCGCTCTTTTCGACACCACGCTGAGAGACGGCGAACAAACGCCGGGCGTGTCCTTCACCACCGATCAGAAGGTCGAGATCGCCGAGCAGCTCGCCGGCATCGGCGTGAAGATCCTCGAGGCCGGGTTCCCGGCATCCTCGGCAGAGGAACGCGAGGCCGTCAGGGCCGTCGTCGCCGCAAAGACCGGTGCGACGATCTGCGGACTTGCCCGGATGCGCAGAGACGACGTCGACGCCTGCCTCGAGTGCGGGGTCGATATGGTCCACGTCTTCATCCCGACCTCGGAGGTCCAGCGTGAGCACACCGTGCGGATGAGCATGGACGAGGTGCTCGCGGCCACCGCGGAGGTCGTCGGGTATGCCCGCGAGCACGTGGGCCAGGTCCTCTTCTCGCCGATGGACGCCACCAGGACCGACTGGGATGACCTGGTGAAGGTCTGCCAGACCGCGGTGGCGGCCGGGGCGACGGCGGTGAACATCCCCGACACCGTCGGGGTGATGACACCGTCGGCGACGAAGGAGCTGATCGCGAAGGTCGTGAAAGAGGTGAAGGCCCCGGTCGACGTCCACTGCCACAACGACTTCGGCCTCGCCGTCGCCAACACCCTCGCGGCAGTGGAGGCCGGGGCCTCCCAGGTCCAGGTGACCGTGAACGGGATGGGCGAACGGGCCGGGAACGCCGACCTCGCCCAGACGGTGATGGCGCTGGAGGCGGTGTACGGGATCGGGACCGGGGTCGAGACCGCACGTCTCGTCGAGACCTCGCGCCTCGTCTCGCGCCACGCCGGCCTCGCGGTCCCGCCCCTGCAGCCGGTCGTCGGCGAGAACGCCTTCGCCCACGAGAGCGGGATCCATGCCCACGGGGTGCTCGAGCACCCGGAGACCTTCGAGCCCGGGGTGATGACCCCGGAGATGGTCGGACACCGGCGCCGGATCAAGTTCGGCAAACATGCCGGCCGGCACGCCGTCGCCCAGATGCTCGCCGACGTCCACCTCACGCCGACCGAGGCCCAGCTCGACCAGGTTCTGGAGAAGGTCAAGGCCTTCTCAGGGCGCGGCCGCCGGGTCACCGACGCCGACCTCTATGCGATCGCCGAGGAGGTGGTCGGGATGGGCGCGGTGACCCCGTCGGTCCAGCTCTCCGACATCTCGGTGCTCACCGGCAACCACACCCTCCCGACGGCCTCGATCCGGATGGTCGTCGACGGGGCCGAGAAGGTGGCGTGCAGCACCGGCAACGGTCCGATCGACGCCGCGATGCGGGCGATCCTCGGGTGCCTGCCCGAGCCGGTGCATTTGAAGGAGTTCTCCATCGAGGCGATCACCGGCGGGACCGACGCCATCGGCCACGTCACCATCGCGGTGGAGGACCGGGCCGGCCATATCTTCGACGCCTCGGCCTCCTCAGACGACATCGTCACCGCCTCGGTCGACGCCATGATCAATGCCGTCAACCTGGTCAGACGGGCCGAGAAAGAGGAGTGA